A single window of Populus nigra chromosome 17, ddPopNigr1.1, whole genome shotgun sequence DNA harbors:
- the LOC133677339 gene encoding non-structural maintenance of chromosomes element 4 homolog A-like isoform X2, which translates to MEERTLKGLILISLIPLLIKWRTCTNWKPREQVADAEALLDITNSLVASVKAHGHDGITPSDFVNGLLRDFGRQDGPSTSADGSRNLIAWKDIGVAVSHIFSSCPGCCTMVGPMDTELKQRKAVVGRRRTRPTGSVQPEEVNDSGAKERTDTDKNMATMFSILKNKRSVKLENLVLNRNSFAQTVENLFALSFLVKDGRAEIKVNENGWHLVSPRNAPDAGKVVSGEVAYRHFVFRFDFKDWKLMISAVEVGEELMPNRNQINMPSDSLADPIPVESQAGGPTTPIRKFSRNRGLVLQEKTVVEDSTPENDNIQVRIPAIRKGKRKMR; encoded by the exons ATGGAAGAGAGGACGTTGAAAGGGTTGATTCTGATAAGTTTAATTCCATTATTAATCAAGTGGAGGACTTGCACAAATTGG AAACCTAGAGAACAAGTTGCTGATGCAGAGGCTTTATTGGATATAACAAACTCTTTGGTAGCCTCTGTTAAGGCGCATGGACATGATGGAATAACACCTTCAGATTTTGTCAATGGTCTCCTTAGAGATTTTGGCCGACAAGATGGGCCTAGTACTAGTGCTGACGGTAGCAGAAATTTGATTGCTTGGAAAGATATTGGAGTTGCTGTCTCACATATTTTCAGTAGTTGTCCTGGATGCTGTACCAT GGTTGGGCCGATGGATACTGAGTTAAAGCAACGGAAGGCTGTTGTTGGTAGAAGACGTACAAGACCAACCGGAAGTGTTCAACCGGAAGAG GTCAATGACAGTGGTGCAAAGGAGAGAACAGATACTGACAAAAATATGGCAACTATgtttagtattttaaagaataaaagaagTGTCAAGCTTgaaaatttggttttgaatagaaACTCTTTTGCACAGACAGTGGAGAATTTGTTTGCTTTGTCATTTCTAGTTAAAGATGGAAGGGCTGAAATAAAAGTGAATGAGAATGGCTGGCATCTTGttt CTCCAAGGAATGCGCCTGATGCTGGTAAAGTAGTCTCAGGGGAGGTAGCTTACCGGCACTTTGTCTTCAGATTTGACTTCAAGGATTGGAAG TTGATGATATCTGCTGTTGAGGTAGGGGAGGAGCTAATGCCAAATAGGAATCAAATAAACATGCCAAGTGATAGCCTAGCAGATCCGATACCTGTAGAATCTCAGGCAGGAGGACCTACCACTCCCATTCGGAAGTTCTCCAGGAACCGTGGTTTGGTTTTACAAGAGAAGACAGTTGTGGAAGACTCCACTCCCGAGAACGATAATATCCAAGTAAGAATACCCGCTATTCGGAAAGGGAAGCGAAAAATGAGGTGA